Genomic window (Thermoanaerobaculia bacterium):
CCTGGAAGGCGTCGAGCGTCGTCGGGACGATCTCGCCGTCCGCGCGAACCGGCACCCAGCAGGAATCGCGGACGAGCGCCGGAGCGAGGCCGGTCCGCCGCGAGAGGATCTCGACGTTGCGCGGCGTCTTCCCCGCCCGGTACCGGGCGATCCCGCGCAGGTACGCCTTCAGGAAGCGCACCCCCAGAGGCCGGGCCGGGCCGAGGAGGCGCCGGCCGAACACGATGTACGCCAGCTGGAAGCCGGGAAGGAAATCGGTCGCCGGCATCCACAGGCGCGCGTCTCCCGAGGAGAGCAGCCGCGTTCGCTCGGGATCGCCGATCAGCGCCATGTCCACCGCTCCGTTGGCGAACGCCCGTCCGACGACCGCGGCGGGGACGGAGACCTTCCGGATCGCGGAGGGAGGCACGCCTTCGCGCGCGAGGAAGCGGTCGAGCAGGAAATCCATCTCGGTCAGGGGGATCACGCGGACCCGCGCCCCGGCGAGATCGGAGGCCCGCGGGAGCCCGCCGCGCGCGGGGAAGCCGGGACGGACGAGGAGCCCGGTGAACCCGCAGCCTGCCGCCTCTTCGTGTCCTTTGTCGGCGACGACGCGGAAACCGGCGCCGCTCTCGATCGCCCGGAGGTCGCCGATCGAGAGCACGCCGCCGGAGGCGTCGAGGTGTCCGGCGGCGAGCGCTGCGGTCGCCTCGGTGTTGCTTTCGAGCGCGGTCCAGCGGATCGCGATCCCCTCGCGCCGGAAATCGCCCTCCTCCTCGGCGATGAACAGGGGGGCGAACGACAGATAGGGCACGCTCGCCATGCGGATCTCCGCGAGCCGGGACGGAGCCGCGCGGCGGCACGCCGGCAAGAGCAGGAGCGCGATGGCCAGGACCCCGGCGCCGGTCCGCGTCCCGCGCGTGCCGGAGGTCATGCGGGCGGCCGGGGCGAGCGGGATCCGACGCTCCAGCG
Coding sequences:
- a CDS encoding ABC transporter substrate-binding protein, with product MTSGTRGTRTGAGVLAIALLLLPACRRAAPSRLAEIRMASVPYLSFAPLFIAEEEGDFRREGIAIRWTALESNTEATAALAAGHLDASGGVLSIGDLRAIESGAGFRVVADKGHEEAAGCGFTGLLVRPGFPARGGLPRASDLAGARVRVIPLTEMDFLLDRFLAREGVPPSAIRKVSVPAAVVGRAFANGAVDMALIGDPERTRLLSSGDARLWMPATDFLPGFQLAYIVFGRRLLGPARPLGVRFLKAYLRGIARYRAGKTPRNVEILSRRTGLAPALVRDSCWVPVRADGEIVPTTLDAFQEWAVARGAMKQPIPLSRIWDPGPLRQARLAARGD